GAGGATGCGGTGCATCCCGACGAGTTCCGCCAGCGCTTCACGGCTGTCCAGGCGTTGCAGCATCCCCATGTGGCGGCGGTCCGGGAAGTACTGGAAATTCAGGGCCGGCCCGCGGCGCTGCTGGATTGGCCCACGGGCTTGTTCTCCCCGGATTGGCCGGCTTCGGCGGGCGACCCCGGCTGCTGGCTCCGCCTGCTCACCCAAGCTGCCAGCGGACTGACAGCCGCCCATCAGCATGGTCTGGTTCATGGCCATCTCACTGCCGACTCGCTTCTGCTGACTCCCGATGGAGTCGTGAAAATCGTCGGCTTGGGCGAACCCCCCTGGCTCTGGCCGGGACCCACCCCTTCGGTGGAACCTTCTCCCTCGGCCGATCTGCGGGCCTTGGGACAGATCGCCGCCACGTGGACGCTCTGGTACCAGTCGCCGTCCAGCAAGCGGCAACGGCCTCGGACATTCCCCGAAGAGTTGCTCCAGGTTTTACGTCGCCTGGAAGCCGACCCCATGCCTCCGATGGCCGACATGCCTCCGGCTCACGTGCCCTACGCCAGCGCCGCCGAGCTGCTCGCCGACCTGCACCGCCTCGCCTCCCGCTTCCCCTGTTCCGAAGAAGTCTGGCACAAGCTGGTCCAATTCATCGCCGAGCAATCCCAGCCCGCCGGTGTCCACCAGGGACAATGGCGGCTCTCCGCCTGACACCATCCGAGCGATCTTGTTCAATTGTACACAATGAGCCAGGCATAATTCCAGCGCGGTGGGGCAAACTTTCTCCCTGCCTGTTTCGTCGGAATAGCGACGGCACCAGCCATCGCTGGTGTTCGGATACAGCGTCTACCGGATCGCCGTATTCACTACTGGACCCTGGAACCTTTTGTGGAGACCGCCTCATGACACGCTGGAAGAAGTGGGCTTTAGCCGCGGGGATTGCCGCCGTGGGGATCGCCTCCGGCGCGGGACTCGACCGCCTCACCGCCACTACCGCCGCGGCCCCGGCTGCCGCCCAGGACCTCAAACCCGCCGTCCATCTCCCCATCACCCGCGTCGTCCTCTTCAACAGCGGCGTCGGCTACTTCGCCCGCTCCGGCGAAGTCACCGATGATGCCCGCGTCGACCTCACCTTCCGCGAAGAGGACATCAACGACCTGCTCAAAAGCATGACCCTGGAAGACTTCGGCAACGGCCGCATCGACGCAGTCAGCTACGACTCCCGCGAGCCGATCGCCCGCACCCTGGCCAGTTTTGCCATCAATCTCAACGGCAACCCCACCTTTTCCGGGATTTTGACCCAGATGCGGGGCGAGCGGGTGGAAGTGACGCTCACGCCGACGGCGGTCAATCAGCCGGGCAAGCTCAACGGGGTGATTGTCGGGGTGGAGAAGCAGAAGGCTCCGGCGGGCAACACGACGATTGACGTGGAGGTGCTCAATCTCTGGTGCGCGGAGGGGCTGCGCTCGGTGAAACTGACGGAGATTCAGCAGTTGAAGTTTCTCAATCCCGTGATTGAGAGCGAGTTCCGTCGGGCGTTGGAGGTGTTGTCACTGTCGCATGACACGCAGAAGAAGGCGGTGTCGTTGTATTTTTCCGGTCAGGGGAAGCGGAAGGTGCAAGTGGGTTATGTGGTGGAGGCTCCCATTTGGAAGACCAGTTATCGGTTGATTTTGGATAAGGATGATAAGGAGGCTCCTTATCTTCAAGGTTGGGCCTTAGTGGAGAATCCCACGGATGACGATTGGGAGAATGTTCGTATGGTGTTGGTATCGGGGCGTCCGATATCTTTCAAGATGGATTTGTACAATCCTCTGTATGTCGATCGTCCGACGGAGCGTTTGGAGCTGTTCACCTCGCTGCGTCCGGTGACCTACCGCGGGGGATTCCGGCAGCAGGATGGTCAAGTCGCTCAGGGAGCTAACCGCGACAAGGAAATGGACTTCGGACTTCAGGGAGGCGGATTCGGCGGTGGAGCGGGTGCACCTCGTGCGGCAGCTCCTGCACCTCCGGGGATGCCTGCGGCGGATCGTGCTCTGAAGAACGCGGTGGAGGCTAAGCGGGATGAACGATTTGCTCGCGAAGTGGGCGACGAGCTGGGCCGCCGTTTGGCCACGGGCGCGGTCGGCAGTGCCGCCACGGCTGCCAATCTCGGCGACTACTACCAGTACATCATCCAGCACCCGGTGACACTCGCCCGTCAAAAGAGCGGCATGTTCCCCATCGTCACCAAACACATCCAGGGACAACGCGTCTCCATCTACAACCAAAATGTGCAAAAAACACACCCCCTCCGTGGTCTGAAATTCAAGAATACCAGCGAGGCGTATCTCAATCAAGGACCGATCACGGTCTTTGAAGGGAGCACCTATGCCGGTGACACACGGATTCTGGATGTCAACAAGAATGAAGAACGCCTCTTGTCCTATGCGATTGATCTGGGGATGGAGGTGGATCCGCAGGTGGGTCCTGGTACACAACAGATCACCAGTGTGCGGGCGGTCAAGGGGATCATCACCACCACGACGAAGTTCACGGAGGAGAAGCGCTACCGGATCATCAACCGGAGCGAGCAGGACCGGGTGCTATTGATCGAGCATCCGAACCGGAGCAATCAGCAGTTCCGGCTGGTGGAGACGGACAAACCGGTGGAGGAGACGCCGGAGTTCTACCGCTTCCAGACCTCGCTCAAGAGCGGCGAGACGAAGACCTTCACGGTCAAGGAAGAGCGGGATGTCCGCACGACGGTGCAGTTGTCGAATTCGAGCGATGATCAGATCCGCTATTTCATCAGTCTGTCGCAGTCGAGTCCGGCCCTGAAGCAGAAGCTGCACGAGGCGTTGACGCTCAAGGGTCAGTGGGATGCGGTGCGGCGGGAGTTGCAGCAGGTGGTGGCGGACTTGC
This Thermogemmata fonticola DNA region includes the following protein-coding sequences:
- a CDS encoding DUF4139 domain-containing protein codes for the protein MTRWKKWALAAGIAAVGIASGAGLDRLTATTAAAPAAAQDLKPAVHLPITRVVLFNSGVGYFARSGEVTDDARVDLTFREEDINDLLKSMTLEDFGNGRIDAVSYDSREPIARTLASFAINLNGNPTFSGILTQMRGERVEVTLTPTAVNQPGKLNGVIVGVEKQKAPAGNTTIDVEVLNLWCAEGLRSVKLTEIQQLKFLNPVIESEFRRALEVLSLSHDTQKKAVSLYFSGQGKRKVQVGYVVEAPIWKTSYRLILDKDDKEAPYLQGWALVENPTDDDWENVRMVLVSGRPISFKMDLYNPLYVDRPTERLELFTSLRPVTYRGGFRQQDGQVAQGANRDKEMDFGLQGGGFGGGAGAPRAAAPAPPGMPAADRALKNAVEAKRDERFAREVGDELGRRLATGAVGSAATAANLGDYYQYIIQHPVTLARQKSGMFPIVTKHIQGQRVSIYNQNVQKTHPLRGLKFKNTSEAYLNQGPITVFEGSTYAGDTRILDVNKNEERLLSYAIDLGMEVDPQVGPGTQQITSVRAVKGIITTTTKFTEEKRYRIINRSEQDRVLLIEHPNRSNQQFRLVETDKPVEETPEFYRFQTSLKSGETKTFTVKEERDVRTTVQLSNSSDDQIRYFISLSQSSPALKQKLHEALTLKGQWDAVRRELQQVVADLQRLNADQDRIRKNLRETPPEAEVYKTYLKKLNDQEKEIDGLTAKQKELMAKEFAARKRYEDYLANLSD